The genome window CTTTATTTATGTTATTACCCGATGACTACGAATGTAGTGTCTGCGGAAATCCGAAAGACACTTTCGTAGAAATGGTTGGTAATGGAAATGCAAATGTGGAATAAATAACAGCAACTACACATCAAAATAGACCGCAGAGTTCTTGGCTTAGTTGTCAAGGGCTCTTTTTTATGCACAAAAAACTAAGATTTCCTCTATGATTAATTATTTGGAAAAATAACACCACGATACTGAGAAATACTGACAGAAGGTATTCGAACACCAAACCCTAGATTCAATGTCCTAATCACTTCATTGGCTAAAAAAGAATAGCCTCTAGGAGTTAAATGAGTGCCATCCAAAGAAAATAGGCCTCCACTTATAAAATCTGTAGAGAGCGTTAAGCCATCTTGTGAGACAGGGTTTTCCACTATATCATTAAGAATGGAATTGATATCTAATAAAACTAGATTTTCATCCATTGCTTTATTCTCTATAACCTGATTATAGGCTTCTGTAAAAGTATTCACATTCTCTACTTCTTCTAAATTCAGAAAGTTTTCATCTGTTAATAAAGCAGGTAAAATATCTTCAAGGCTTAGCGAACCACTAGCGATACCTTCTGCAATTACTTGTGCCAATAAGCTCAACTTTGAGGAAGCTGTAAGCAATACTAACTCCCCTTCTACTAAATTTCTAAATCCAGTAGGACTCGTTTCATCAATTGCAATTAAAGGATTAGCTCCTTCTACAAAATCAGGATAAAAACCTAAAGCTTTCAACCCTGCGATTTGCTGTGCTAACGTTGTTTGAAACTCATCTGAAGCAATAACTTGATTTACCCCTGCTGTTGTTGCATCTACTATATTTGTGTCCCAGCCTCCTTCAGGTTGTGGATCTTCTGGGTTTTCTATATATGCTGCGGTATAATCTGCAATATAAGCCGCAGAATCATCTTCAGATAATTGCCCACCTTGTACAAGCTGATCAACAACCGATGGAATTACAGTAGTTACAATAGCTTGTGTTTCAATTTGAGGGTCTAAAATACTTGCTAAAGCTAAATTAGCAACATTGGCGGTAGCTGCATCTAGAGGCAAACCATTCCAAGGAACTGTTGTAAAAAGAGGGGTAGCCATAACACTTGGAAGGTTTAATAATACCCCTTGTGTTTCTTCATCTGCAATAAGTGCATCTATGAATGCATTATAAGCATTCTCAAAATCACTGATCGGTGTCAGGCCTGTTCTTCCTTCAGCATTGCCTTCTATTCCATCAACACCGCCAGAGGAAGCGTAACCCAAGATATCATTACTCCCTAACCAACACGTAAAAAATGTAGGGTCTTTCTCCACGACTACTTGCTGATAAGTGCTCATTGCATCATCACTTGAAATCATTCGGAAAAAGAACGGGTTTCCTAATTCTGTATTTATACCTAGACCAGGAATATTTATTTCAGAGACTCTCAAACCTGGTACACCATAGTTATTAAGCGTTTCTGTATTACTTACCTTCTCATAAGGATTAGCACTTGGAGGTAAAACACCTAGTATTGGAGCACCAGTACTTTCATCAAATCCATTTAAGCTAATATGTCCAGCTAAACCATTTCCTTCAGTTAATCCATTTGCCCCATTTCCTTCTGGCATCAATGGTTGTTCAAAGCCTTCCAGACCTACCGTTTGAAAACGTTCTGCTAAAATAGCGGGGAAGCTAGTCTCTTGTGCCTCTAGATATAAAGCGCCATCAGAAAACCCCGCTGTCAGTGAATTTC of Sediminitomix flava contains these proteins:
- a CDS encoding SGNH/GDSL hydrolase family protein, which encodes MKKAFYYLFLLFSSLVFGCAEIDAPSPSARGENVTLDFTNYIAIGNSLTAGFSDGALYLEAQETSFPAILAERFQTVGLEGFEQPLMPEGNGANGLTEGNGLAGHISLNGFDESTGAPILGVLPPSANPYEKVSNTETLNNYGVPGLRVSEINIPGLGINTELGNPFFFRMISSDDAMSTYQQVVVEKDPTFFTCWLGSNDILGYASSGGVDGIEGNAEGRTGLTPISDFENAYNAFIDALIADEETQGVLLNLPSVMATPLFTTVPWNGLPLDAATANVANLALASILDPQIETQAIVTTVIPSVVDQLVQGGQLSEDDSAAYIADYTAAYIENPEDPQPEGGWDTNIVDATTAGVNQVIASDEFQTTLAQQIAGLKALGFYPDFVEGANPLIAIDETSPTGFRNLVEGELVLLTASSKLSLLAQVIAEGIASGSLSLEDILPALLTDENFLNLEEVENVNTFTEAYNQVIENKAMDENLVLLDINSILNDIVENPVSQDGLTLSTDFISGGLFSLDGTHLTPRGYSFLANEVIRTLNLGFGVRIPSVSISQYRGVIFPNN